One region of Sulfurisphaera ohwakuensis genomic DNA includes:
- a CDS encoding urease accessory protein UreF — protein sequence MLTPKIFQLFDSALPIGSFNYSFGVEEACMRGFEIRRFIRDIFFNVIMKGDVAIIELAYEDPEEADKILYASKLPKELKEASVNMGLSLARLELCDDYYIKKVNNGEGIGTYPVIIARCCKSLGISKDDCKAGLAYAELSQLVFSAVRLRAIDFIEGQKIIWYLLSQYKEEKEFEPFSPVLDILSKLHEEREPRVFLA from the coding sequence TTGCTAACACCTAAAATATTTCAATTATTTGATAGCGCATTACCAATAGGTTCCTTTAATTATTCTTTCGGTGTAGAAGAAGCTTGTATGAGGGGATTTGAGATAAGGAGATTTATTAGAGACATTTTCTTTAATGTGATTATGAAGGGGGATGTTGCAATAATAGAGTTAGCTTATGAAGATCCAGAAGAAGCTGATAAAATACTTTATGCATCAAAACTTCCCAAAGAACTAAAGGAAGCAAGCGTTAATATGGGTTTATCCTTAGCTAGGCTGGAACTTTGTGATGACTATTATATTAAAAAAGTTAATAATGGTGAAGGTATAGGAACTTATCCAGTTATTATAGCGAGATGCTGTAAATCTCTAGGAATTAGTAAAGACGACTGTAAAGCCGGTTTGGCTTATGCTGAACTATCCCAATTGGTTTTTAGCGCAGTAAGGCTAAGGGCTATAGATTTTATTGAAGGACAGAAAATCATTTGGTATTTGCTTTCTCAATATAAGGAGGAGAAGGAGTTTGAGCCTTTCAGTCCGGTTCTGGACATTTTGTCAAAACTTCATGAAGAAAGAGAACCTAGGGTGTTTCTCGCATGA